A genomic region of Phragmites australis chromosome 2, lpPhrAust1.1, whole genome shotgun sequence contains the following coding sequences:
- the LOC133908774 gene encoding gibberellin 2-beta-dioxygenase 3, protein MVVLANPPVVDQIPFLRSPGPGDYFSGVPVVDLSGPGAARATVDACERFGFFKVVNHGVPVATMDRAESEAVRFFAQAQADKDRTGPAYPFGYGSKRIGLNGDMGWLEYLLLAVDSASLSDAFPVPSTVAFRGALNEYITAVRKVAVRVLEAMAEGLGIAPSDALSAMVTGAGSDQVFRVNHYPPCPALQGLGCCATGFGEHTDPQLISVLRSNGTSGLQIALRDGGQWVSVPSDRDAFFVNVGDSLQVLTNGRFRSVKHRVVANSLKSRVSFIYFGGPPLGQRIAPLPQLLGEGEQSLYKEFTWSEYKKAAYKSRLGDNRLAQFEK, encoded by the exons ATGGTGGTGCTCGCCAACCCGCCTGTCGTCGACCAGATCCCGTTCCTGCGGTCCCCGGGCCCCGGGGACTACTTCTCCGGCGTGCCGGTCGTCGACCTATCCGGCCCCGGCGCCGCGCGGGCCACCGTTGACGCCTGCGAGCGCTTCGGGTTCTTTAAGGTCGTCAACCACGGCGTGCCCGTGGCCACCATGGACAGGGCCGAGTCCGAGGCTGTCAGGTTCTTCGCGCAGGCGCAGGCCGACAAGGACCGCACCGGCCCGGCCTACCCGTTCGGCTACGGCAGCAAGCGGATCGGGCTCAATGGCGACATGGGGTGGCTCGAGtacctcctcctcgccgtcgactCCGCGTCGCTCTCCGACGCCTTCCCCGTCCCCTCGACCGTCGcgttccg GGGCGCGCTGAACGAGTACATCACGGCGGTGCGGAAGGTAGCGGTGCGGGTGCTGGAGGCGATGGCGGAGGGGCTGGGCATTGCGCCCTCGGACGCGCTGAGTGCGATGGTGACGGGGGCAGGGAGCGACCAGGTGTTCCGTGTGAACCACTACCCACCGTGCCCCGCGCTGCAGGGCCTCGGCTGCTGCGCCACCGGCTTCGGCGAGCACACGGACCCGCAACTCATCTCCGTGCTCCGCTCCAACGGCACGTCCGGCCTGCAGATCGCGCTCCGCGACGGCGGCCAGTGGGTGTCCGTGCCCTCCGACCGCGACGCCTTCTTCGTCAACGTTGGCGACTCGTTGCAG GTGCTGACCAACGGGAGGTTCAGGAGCGTGAAGCACAGGGTGGTGGCCAACAGCCTCAAGTCTAGGGTTTCCTTCATCTACTTCGGAGGGCCGCCGCTGGGGCAGAGGATTGCACCGCTGCCGCAGCTGCTGGGGGAGGGCGAGCAGAGCCTGTACAAGGAGTTCACATGGAGCGAGTACAAGAAGGCTGCGTACAAATCAAGGCTCGGCGACAACAGGCTGGCCCAGTTTGAGAAGTAG